In one Steroidobacteraceae bacterium genomic region, the following are encoded:
- the fliM gene encoding flagellar motor switch protein FliM: protein MTGDAEVLNQDEIDALLKGVNNNEVPVETGTTVEGEVQPYDIATQVRIVRGRMPTLEMINDRFARLLRIGLFNMMRRAPEIAVAPVTVVKFSEYIQTLHVPASLNLVKLQPLRGTGLFMLDARLVFTLVDNFFGGTGRHAKIEGRDFTSTESRIIQMVLRQAFANLQDAWAPVNPLKIEFMNSEMNPRFANIVSPSEVVVVTSFNIDLEGAGGELHVVMPYSMLEPIREILDSGIQSDRTDGNDNWSRALHEEIEDVTVKLVPLLGHTTVTVEELLSLNPGDVVPCTFDGQVTLLAEGLPIVSGTYGVSRGQQAVKVQNCLIRRSPTDSLSATGSAK, encoded by the coding sequence ATGACAGGCGACGCAGAGGTACTCAATCAGGACGAAATCGACGCTCTCCTCAAGGGCGTCAACAACAACGAGGTGCCCGTCGAGACGGGCACCACCGTCGAAGGCGAAGTTCAGCCTTACGATATCGCGACGCAAGTGCGAATTGTGCGTGGTCGCATGCCGACGCTCGAGATGATCAACGATCGATTCGCGCGGTTGCTCCGTATAGGCTTGTTCAACATGATGCGTCGCGCGCCGGAGATCGCCGTTGCTCCGGTTACGGTCGTCAAATTCAGCGAGTACATCCAGACGCTCCACGTCCCGGCGAGTCTCAACCTCGTGAAATTGCAACCATTGCGGGGTACAGGGTTGTTCATGCTCGACGCGAGACTCGTATTCACATTGGTGGACAACTTCTTCGGCGGCACAGGCAGGCATGCGAAGATCGAGGGGCGTGACTTCACGAGCACGGAAAGTCGCATTATTCAAATGGTGCTGCGCCAGGCGTTTGCGAATCTGCAGGACGCGTGGGCGCCCGTGAACCCACTGAAGATCGAATTCATGAATTCCGAGATGAATCCGCGATTCGCCAACATCGTCAGTCCGTCGGAAGTGGTCGTGGTTACGTCTTTCAATATCGATCTCGAAGGAGCAGGCGGTGAGCTGCACGTTGTCATGCCCTATTCGATGCTGGAGCCGATACGTGAGATTCTCGACTCCGGGATTCAAAGCGATCGCACGGACGGCAATGACAATTGGAGCAGGGCACTGCATGAGGAAATCGAAGACGTCACGGTCAAGTTGGTGCCGCTGCTGGGCCATACAACCGTGACCGTCGAGGAATTGCTTTCGCTTAATCCGGGAGACGTCGTTCCCTGCACGTTTGATGGCCAGGTGACGCTGCTCGCGGAAGGCTTGCCCATCGTCTCAGGCACCTATGGTGTCTCGCGCGGCCAACAGGCCGTCAAGGTACAGAATTGCCTGATCAGGCGTTCGCCAACGGATTCGTTATCTGCAACCGGGAGCGCCAAATGA
- the fliN gene encoding flagellar motor switch protein FliN, which yields MNARTATRTPDLERLSADHGRQGSERFVEMKDVLDLPVTVTMEVGRTRLTIREFLQLAVGSVVPLNKDTSDAFDVLVNGALLAHGEVVLVNEKCGIRLTDVISPTERLRRCSTD from the coding sequence ATGAACGCTCGCACCGCGACCAGGACCCCCGATCTTGAACGGCTGTCCGCCGACCATGGACGCCAGGGCAGCGAGCGATTCGTCGAGATGAAGGATGTGCTCGATCTTCCGGTCACGGTGACCATGGAGGTCGGGCGCACCCGTCTGACGATACGCGAATTCCTGCAATTGGCCGTCGGTTCGGTTGTTCCGCTCAACAAGGACACGTCCGATGCCTTTGATGTACTCGTCAACGGCGCGCTACTGGCGCACGGCGAGGTGGTCCTCGTGAACGAAAAGTGCGGCATACGTCTCACTGACGTCATCTCGCCGACAGAGCGCCTGCGGCGATGCAGCACTGACTGA
- a CDS encoding HDOD domain-containing protein, which translates to MAMQQVEAMGTAVALSNEQALIADALQQDLDAESVEILGYPEIAMRIHRALAKEHINTNEIVRQVATEPVLAARILQIANSAALNPRGESIVDLRTAVSRVGVNLLRGAVAAHAMRQLRSNKELVAVRGNIRDVWQKSVVVAAISDAIARHVGGINPDTALLAGLLHNVGELYVLVKCAKHPEVILDKTAYGTFVSNYGAPLSVKLLQGWKIPDSLVEAVQQHVDLGRSVVGSVPSLADVLALAVTINTYSQDVEQLDLALATMPVLQRFKFEAGYCRALVCHSESSIGEIIDALGM; encoded by the coding sequence ATGGCAATGCAGCAGGTGGAAGCCATGGGTACGGCAGTCGCACTGTCGAATGAGCAGGCTTTGATTGCCGATGCTCTGCAGCAGGACCTCGATGCCGAGTCGGTCGAGATACTCGGGTACCCCGAGATCGCGATGCGTATTCACCGCGCGCTAGCCAAGGAGCATATCAACACCAATGAAATCGTGCGCCAGGTAGCGACCGAGCCCGTCCTGGCCGCCCGAATCCTGCAGATAGCAAACTCCGCGGCACTGAACCCGCGCGGCGAATCAATTGTCGACCTGCGTACGGCGGTGTCCCGGGTAGGAGTCAACTTGTTGCGAGGTGCGGTGGCGGCACATGCCATGCGTCAGCTGCGATCGAACAAGGAGCTCGTTGCCGTTCGCGGGAATATTCGCGATGTCTGGCAGAAAAGCGTCGTTGTCGCGGCGATCAGCGATGCCATCGCGCGGCACGTGGGCGGGATCAACCCCGATACGGCACTGCTGGCGGGTCTATTGCACAACGTGGGTGAACTCTACGTGCTCGTGAAGTGCGCGAAGCATCCCGAAGTGATTCTCGACAAGACCGCATACGGTACTTTCGTGTCGAACTATGGCGCGCCGTTGTCGGTGAAATTGCTGCAGGGTTGGAAGATCCCGGATTCCCTGGTGGAAGCTGTTCAGCAACACGTCGATCTCGGGCGCAGCGTAGTGGGAAGTGTACCCAGTCTCGCCGATGTATTGGCTCTCGCTGTTACGATCAATACGTATTCGCAGGATGTAGAGCAGCTCGACCTGGCGCTTGCGACCATGCCTGTCCTGCAGCGATTCAAGTTCGAAGCGGGCTATTGCCGGGCACTGGTTTGCCACTCCGAAAGTTCGATCGGCGAGATTATCGACGCACTGGGCATGTAG
- a CDS encoding DUF3612 domain-containing protein produces MSALLRKGHFLGTKLRAVRKLHGLTLEELSARCVHHDASQAPSVSYLSMIETGRRVPSEAVLDLLAAVLQRDRGWFLDESAVPEIPRDGRSGPVSALPLQPGFLFSKELLQAALPELLAQTGTSGRQFAHLLIRSHQELSHNDFPDLERAAESIGERRFPLSVDDLLELASRHGLNLHWFERKPVLVRDESREVRSMVRSFYEAPNDIYINKALRSDPARLKFDIAAHIGHKILHGGDGLKSAHATGGEMGGSPESSVHSGGLDANDVLHAWRDFECTFFAGALLCPKVPFRRYLASVGYRIDEGVKLGLTPAVVMRRMTKVSPYPYWHFFDAYPPGYLRAVYRGNGIPLPWGNMAQVTDPCPHWAVFRMIDDHRKQSGSQISVLRDGERSLLYCCHSMRTRDMAGNPHVLSVGVDCLPVLHSNGIDTDAMVKEVLTDCQKHHGEAPLRAGTVAALQGAAKVLNIDWILDALEHPARIICPRSNSCPRDNRCAGARPSRARQITDVRAEILHRDRDQPDD; encoded by the coding sequence ATGTCAGCCTTACTTAGAAAAGGCCATTTTCTCGGCACCAAGTTGCGGGCAGTGCGCAAACTGCATGGCCTGACACTCGAAGAACTCTCGGCACGATGTGTCCATCATGACGCATCCCAGGCGCCCTCGGTGTCCTACCTCAGCATGATCGAGACGGGCCGTCGTGTACCCTCTGAGGCCGTCCTGGATCTGCTCGCAGCCGTATTGCAGCGTGATCGCGGCTGGTTCCTGGATGAGAGTGCCGTACCGGAGATCCCGCGTGACGGGCGCTCGGGACCGGTATCGGCCCTGCCCCTCCAGCCGGGGTTCTTGTTCTCCAAGGAACTGCTGCAAGCGGCTCTGCCGGAGCTCCTGGCCCAGACGGGCACGTCAGGTCGCCAGTTTGCTCATCTGCTCATTCGCTCGCACCAGGAGTTGTCACATAATGACTTTCCTGACCTGGAACGGGCGGCTGAGAGCATTGGCGAGAGACGGTTTCCGCTTTCAGTGGACGACCTGCTCGAGCTCGCCAGCCGACACGGACTGAACTTGCATTGGTTCGAACGAAAGCCCGTACTCGTGCGGGATGAGTCCAGGGAAGTTCGCAGCATGGTGCGGTCGTTTTACGAAGCACCGAATGACATCTATATCAACAAGGCGCTGCGCTCCGATCCCGCGCGCCTCAAATTCGACATTGCGGCACATATCGGCCACAAGATCCTGCACGGCGGCGACGGCTTGAAATCGGCCCATGCCACCGGCGGCGAGATGGGTGGAAGTCCGGAGAGTTCGGTGCACTCGGGCGGCCTGGATGCCAACGATGTGCTGCATGCCTGGCGGGATTTCGAATGCACGTTTTTCGCTGGCGCATTATTGTGTCCCAAGGTGCCCTTTCGACGTTATCTCGCGAGTGTCGGTTACCGGATAGACGAGGGCGTCAAGCTTGGACTGACCCCAGCGGTCGTCATGCGCCGCATGACCAAGGTGTCGCCCTACCCCTATTGGCATTTCTTCGATGCCTATCCTCCCGGATACTTGCGCGCGGTGTATCGGGGCAACGGCATCCCACTGCCATGGGGAAACATGGCGCAGGTCACCGATCCCTGCCCGCATTGGGCGGTGTTCAGGATGATCGATGATCACCGCAAGCAAAGTGGTTCCCAGATTTCCGTATTGCGCGACGGCGAGCGGTCCCTGCTCTACTGTTGTCACTCCATGCGGACCCGCGACATGGCCGGCAATCCGCACGTCCTCTCGGTCGGCGTCGATTGCCTGCCCGTGCTGCACTCGAATGGCATCGACACGGACGCGATGGTCAAGGAGGTCCTGACGGACTGCCAGAAACACCATGGCGAAGCGCCCTTGCGCGCCGGAACCGTGGCAGCGCTGCAGGGCGCAGCGAAGGTGCTGAACATCGATTGGATACTCGATGCGCTGGAGCACCCCGCCAGAATCATCTGTCCGCGCAGCAACAGCTGCCCCCGTGACAATCGCTGTGCCGGAGCGAGACCATCGCGAGCCAGGCAAATCACGGACGTACGGGCCGAAATACTGCACCGCGATCGCGACCAGCCCGACGATTGA
- the aceA gene encoding isocitrate lyase, which yields MSNNRSHPGAADLDRVWAESPRWRGIRRGYQGKDVVRLRGTIPVEYSIARFTAEKLWRYVNEKPFVNALGALTGNQAMQQVRAGLDAIYLSGWQVAGDANLAGQMYPDQSLYPADSVPAVVRRINNTLRRADELTHAEGDDSVDWLKPIVADAEAGFGGVLNAFELMKQMIDAGAAGVHFEDQLSSAKKCGHMGGKVLVPSQEAVNKLIAARLAADVCNVPSVLIARTDAESANLLTSDVDERDRPFIDASKGRTAEGFFHVKAGLDQAIARGLAYAPYADMIWCETGHPDLEEARYFAEGIHRQYPGKLLAYNCSPSFNWKRKLDDATIAKFQRELGAMGYRFQFITLAGFHALNYSMFELARGYRDSQMTAYVALQQQEFAAESVGYTATKHQREVGAGYFDDVTQTVTAGTSSLSALSGSTEEEQFAKQRA from the coding sequence ATGAGCAACAATCGTAGTCATCCTGGCGCTGCTGATCTCGACCGGGTCTGGGCGGAAAGCCCGCGCTGGCGCGGTATACGGCGGGGTTATCAGGGCAAGGACGTCGTGCGTCTGCGCGGCACCATTCCGGTCGAATATTCAATCGCGCGCTTCACCGCCGAAAAACTCTGGCGCTACGTCAACGAGAAACCATTCGTGAACGCCCTTGGCGCACTGACCGGCAACCAGGCCATGCAGCAGGTAAGAGCGGGGCTTGACGCAATCTATCTTTCGGGCTGGCAGGTAGCGGGTGATGCGAATCTCGCCGGACAGATGTACCCGGACCAGTCGCTGTATCCTGCTGATTCGGTTCCGGCAGTGGTGCGTCGCATCAACAATACTTTGCGGCGGGCGGACGAGCTGACCCACGCCGAGGGTGACGATTCCGTCGACTGGCTGAAGCCGATCGTCGCCGACGCGGAGGCCGGATTCGGCGGTGTATTGAACGCCTTCGAGTTGATGAAGCAGATGATCGATGCCGGTGCAGCTGGCGTGCACTTCGAGGATCAGTTGTCGTCTGCCAAGAAATGCGGCCATATGGGTGGCAAGGTGCTGGTGCCGAGCCAGGAGGCCGTGAACAAGTTGATCGCTGCGCGCCTTGCGGCGGACGTGTGCAATGTACCGTCAGTGCTCATTGCACGCACGGATGCCGAATCGGCGAATCTTCTCACTTCCGACGTCGACGAGCGCGATCGACCGTTCATCGATGCGAGCAAGGGTCGCACGGCGGAAGGTTTCTTCCACGTCAAAGCGGGGCTCGACCAGGCAATTGCCCGCGGCCTCGCATATGCCCCCTACGCGGACATGATCTGGTGCGAGACCGGGCATCCCGATCTCGAGGAGGCACGCTATTTTGCCGAAGGCATCCACCGACAGTATCCGGGCAAGTTGCTGGCCTACAATTGTTCGCCGTCGTTCAATTGGAAACGCAAGCTCGACGATGCCACGATCGCGAAATTTCAACGCGAGCTCGGCGCGATGGGCTACAGGTTCCAATTCATCACGCTGGCAGGATTCCACGCGCTCAATTACTCCATGTTCGAGCTCGCGCGTGGTTACCGCGACTCGCAGATGACTGCCTATGTGGCGTTGCAGCAGCAGGAATTTGCGGCGGAAAGCGTCGGGTACACGGCGACAAAACACCAGCGCGAGGTCGGTGCAGGTTATTTCGACGACGTTACTCAGACCGTCACGGCAGGCACATCCTCGCTGTCGGCCCTCAGCGGTAGCACCGAAGAGGAGCAGTTCGCCAAACAACGCGCCTGA
- a CDS encoding ROK family protein: MLTWGIDIGGSGIKAALVDTLTGRLMTLRQEAPLAPGMSWEELLGVLARLTEEQHASPIGIAFPGVIQNGRILTTAHVNRSWFGRDLAAALAADHAGPVTVLNDADAAALAEIRLGAAKGRNGSVLVLTLGTGIGSALIRDGVLWPNTELGHLQVDGMEAEARASGRSLREKRLELSAWAAELNKVLREYHRLMWPDTIVLCGGITERAQDFVAALDVTATVLTGRFRADAGIVGAALAAAAQ, from the coding sequence ATGTTGACCTGGGGTATCGACATTGGTGGTTCCGGCATCAAAGCTGCATTGGTTGACACGCTCACCGGTCGCCTGATGACACTGCGGCAGGAAGCCCCGCTGGCGCCCGGCATGAGCTGGGAAGAACTGCTTGGCGTTTTGGCGCGATTAACAGAGGAGCAGCACGCAAGCCCGATCGGCATCGCATTTCCAGGCGTCATCCAGAACGGGCGCATCCTGACGACGGCACATGTGAATCGATCGTGGTTTGGCAGGGACTTGGCTGCCGCGTTGGCAGCCGATCACGCCGGGCCGGTAACCGTGCTGAATGACGCCGACGCCGCCGCACTGGCCGAGATTCGATTGGGTGCCGCCAAGGGTCGCAACGGGTCTGTCCTCGTCCTCACCCTGGGAACGGGAATCGGGAGCGCACTGATTCGCGATGGTGTCCTGTGGCCGAATACCGAACTCGGTCACCTGCAGGTCGACGGTATGGAAGCCGAGGCGCGCGCGTCGGGGCGGAGCTTGCGCGAGAAACGTCTCGAATTGTCGGCTTGGGCAGCCGAATTGAACAAGGTGCTTCGCGAATATCACCGTCTCATGTGGCCGGACACGATCGTGCTGTGCGGCGGCATCACCGAGCGCGCACAAGACTTCGTGGCGGCACTGGACGTGACCGCAACCGTCCTGACTGGCCGATTTCGTGCTGATGCCGGAATCGTGGGTGCCGCGCTCGCCGCAGCGGCGCAATGA
- a CDS encoding 3-isopropylmalate dehydratase large subunit: MTPKTLFEKIWQQHVVRQLDGDAFLLAIDRVFLHERTGSVALNELERAGRRVLDPKRVFCTMDHIVDTLPGRSDHTLVPGGDVFIRSTRAAARAAGIRLFDVNDSDQGIVHVISPELGVVLPGLTLVCPDSHTCTQGALGAFAWGIGSTEAEHALATGTLRVSKPRTMRVWVTGQLRAGVNAKDLSLLLLSRHGAAGGQGYVVEYAGSAITGMNMESRLTLCNMATEFAAVSGIIAPDDTTYEYLAGRRYAPRDAQFAQAVAAWHKLPGDDAAGFDKELTVDASDLAPMVTWGTSPQHAVPIGAAVPDLAHSRATPESFRRALEYMGVAPGTAMSELTVNAAFIGSCTNSRLPDLRAAARLLAGRKVAKGVKAICVPGSSHVKRAAEAEGLHRVFQEAGFEWRESGCSMCFFAGGESFGPKARVISTTNRNFESRQGPGTRTHIASPETVAASAVTGHITDPTTFAVEN, from the coding sequence ATGACCCCCAAGACGCTTTTCGAGAAAATATGGCAGCAGCATGTGGTCCGGCAGCTCGACGGCGATGCATTCCTGCTGGCCATCGACCGGGTTTTTCTGCACGAGAGAACCGGGTCTGTCGCGCTCAACGAACTCGAGCGCGCGGGACGACGCGTGCTCGACCCGAAGCGCGTGTTCTGCACGATGGATCACATCGTCGATACGTTGCCCGGGCGTTCTGACCACACACTGGTACCCGGTGGCGACGTGTTCATCCGAAGCACGCGCGCCGCAGCGCGAGCTGCCGGAATCAGACTGTTCGATGTCAATGACAGCGACCAGGGAATCGTGCATGTGATTTCACCCGAACTGGGCGTGGTGTTACCGGGGTTGACGCTGGTGTGCCCGGACAGTCACACCTGCACGCAGGGTGCACTGGGTGCCTTCGCCTGGGGTATCGGTTCTACGGAGGCCGAGCACGCACTGGCGACAGGCACGTTGCGTGTCAGCAAACCACGCACAATGCGTGTTTGGGTGACTGGACAGCTGCGAGCCGGCGTCAATGCGAAAGACCTTAGCCTGTTGCTGTTATCGCGCCACGGTGCAGCTGGCGGGCAGGGATACGTCGTCGAATATGCCGGTAGTGCCATCACCGGCATGAACATGGAGTCGCGACTGACGCTATGCAACATGGCGACCGAGTTCGCAGCCGTCAGCGGGATTATTGCGCCGGACGATACCACCTATGAATACCTGGCTGGGCGACGTTATGCGCCGCGCGACGCGCAATTTGCGCAAGCCGTGGCTGCGTGGCACAAGTTGCCTGGCGATGACGCGGCAGGTTTCGACAAGGAGCTGACCGTCGATGCATCGGATCTCGCTCCCATGGTGACCTGGGGTACGAGTCCGCAGCACGCCGTACCCATCGGTGCTGCGGTGCCTGATCTGGCTCACAGCAGGGCGACGCCGGAGAGTTTTCGACGAGCCCTCGAGTACATGGGCGTAGCACCCGGCACGGCGATGAGCGAACTGACGGTGAATGCCGCATTCATAGGCTCATGCACCAATAGTCGATTGCCGGATCTGCGCGCGGCGGCGCGCCTGCTCGCGGGTCGCAAAGTGGCCAAGGGAGTCAAGGCGATATGCGTGCCAGGATCGTCTCACGTCAAGCGTGCCGCAGAGGCCGAGGGGTTGCATCGCGTTTTCCAGGAAGCCGGTTTTGAATGGCGCGAGTCGGGTTGCTCCATGTGTTTCTTCGCAGGCGGCGAGAGTTTCGGCCCGAAGGCACGCGTAATCTCGACGACCAATCGAAATTTCGAGAGCCGCCAGGGACCAGGTACGAGGACTCACATCGCGAGTCCAGAGACCGTAGCAGCGAGTGCCGTAACTGGCCATATCACCGATCCAACGACGTTTGCGGTTGAGAATTGA
- the leuD gene encoding 3-isopropylmalate dehydratase small subunit, which translates to MEPLRQLRAIAAPLLRDNVDTDAIIPSREMKTVGKTGLAEGLFAGWRYRSIGGRDSDPDFVLNKPEFSGARIILAGENFGCGSSREHAVWALHEYGIRAVIAASFAPIFFSNCVRNGIAPVRMNGEAIALIASWVEQDPSGNLIGVDVEGLQVHAAGKIFDFQLTKEEHSMLTEGLDAIDLTLKASREIDDFIAADRLVRPWVYLP; encoded by the coding sequence ATGGAACCCTTGCGACAATTGCGCGCAATAGCCGCACCGTTGCTGCGCGACAATGTCGATACCGATGCAATCATCCCGTCACGTGAGATGAAGACCGTCGGCAAGACTGGCCTCGCCGAGGGACTGTTCGCCGGTTGGCGTTACAGGTCCATTGGTGGCCGCGATTCCGATCCCGATTTTGTCCTCAACAAGCCGGAATTCAGCGGAGCCAGGATCATCCTGGCTGGCGAGAATTTCGGTTGCGGATCGAGTCGCGAGCATGCTGTCTGGGCGTTGCATGAATACGGTATACGCGCTGTGATCGCCGCAAGTTTCGCGCCAATCTTCTTCTCCAACTGTGTACGCAATGGCATCGCGCCCGTGCGCATGAACGGGGAGGCTATCGCGCTGATCGCTTCGTGGGTAGAGCAGGATCCCAGTGGCAATCTCATCGGCGTGGATGTCGAAGGATTGCAAGTTCACGCTGCCGGGAAGATTTTCGATTTTCAATTGACGAAGGAAGAACATTCGATGTTGACCGAGGGACTCGATGCGATTGACTTGACACTCAAGGCATCCCGCGAGATTGATGATTTCATTGCCGCGGACCGCCTCGTGCGACCATGGGTATATCTCCCGTGA
- a CDS encoding hydroxymethylglutaryl-CoA lyase yields the protein MRRRVLISEVGPRDGLQSIQPVLPLAAKLRWIRAEAAAGVREIEVGSFVPAKLLPQLADTSEVVRQAREIPGLTVAVLVPNLRGAEAALAAGAHKITLPVSVSETHSLRNVRRTHEQMLGAAAEIAQLLKTVPAGQRPHFEGGLSTAFGCTIEGLVPEVKVVDLAERLMAAGCDEVGLADTSGYANPAQVRSLVRAVRAAVGREALTGLHLHNTRGLGLANVLAGLEEDIDTFDSSLGGLGGCPFAPGASGNIVTEDLVFMLEAMGLDTGVDLDALLKVRDILRENLPDEPLYGFTPDAGLPLGFTQ from the coding sequence GTGAGAAGGCGGGTTCTCATCAGCGAGGTGGGTCCTCGCGACGGTCTGCAGAGTATCCAGCCTGTCCTGCCCCTGGCAGCCAAGCTGCGGTGGATACGCGCCGAGGCGGCTGCCGGTGTGCGCGAAATCGAAGTGGGAAGTTTTGTTCCGGCAAAACTGCTGCCGCAACTTGCAGATACTTCCGAAGTCGTGCGACAGGCAAGGGAAATTCCGGGTTTGACGGTCGCCGTGCTGGTTCCGAATTTGCGCGGCGCTGAGGCGGCCCTGGCTGCCGGTGCGCACAAGATCACGTTGCCGGTTTCGGTGTCGGAGACACATAGCCTGCGAAACGTCCGCCGCACGCATGAGCAAATGCTGGGTGCCGCTGCGGAAATAGCGCAGCTGTTGAAGACGGTGCCAGCCGGCCAGCGACCGCATTTCGAAGGCGGCCTGTCGACTGCATTCGGGTGCACCATCGAAGGCCTGGTACCCGAGGTGAAGGTCGTGGACCTGGCAGAAAGACTGATGGCGGCAGGATGTGACGAGGTCGGCTTGGCAGACACCAGTGGCTATGCCAATCCCGCGCAGGTTCGGTCCTTGGTGCGCGCGGTACGCGCTGCCGTGGGACGCGAAGCGCTGACGGGCTTGCATCTGCACAATACCCGCGGGCTGGGTCTCGCCAATGTGCTTGCTGGTCTCGAAGAAGATATCGACACCTTTGACAGTTCACTTGGAGGACTTGGTGGCTGCCCATTTGCCCCCGGCGCTTCCGGGAATATCGTGACTGAAGATCTCGTTTTCATGCTCGAAGCGATGGGTCTTGATACTGGTGTCGATCTCGATGCATTGCTCAAGGTACGGGACATCCTGCGCGAAAATCTTCCGGACGAACCGCTTTATGGATTTACTCCCGATGCAGGTCTACCACTGGGATTTACGCAATGA
- a CDS encoding CaiB/BaiF CoA-transferase family protein, translating to MTNTGATGPLTGIRVIEFTHMVMGPAVGAILADLGADVIKVEPPGGDATRRLLGSGAGYFPMYNRGKRSICIDLKSPAGRELALQLASGADVVIENFRAGAMDKLGLDYEHLRARNPRLIYCAEKGFLAGPYEHRTALDEVAQMMGGLAYMTGPPGRPLRAGASVIDVTGGMFGVIAILAAIEERHRTGKGQKVSSALFETTVYLVGQHMAQKAVTGEAARPMPVRISAWAIYDVFETADHQHVFVGVVSDGLWRKFCEVFDQPSLAADESLSTNSQRVKAREHLFPKIKAILGGYTMGQLISRLEHSGIPFAPIGRPEDLFDDPHLNGSGGLAPIHLQDGSSSRLPVLPVEMAGHRPIAEGGLPRVGEHGRQILLELGKTEQEIADLGRAGAVVFAARS from the coding sequence ATGACGAACACCGGTGCGACGGGTCCCTTGACGGGTATTCGCGTGATTGAGTTCACTCACATGGTAATGGGCCCCGCCGTGGGTGCGATACTCGCTGATCTCGGCGCTGATGTAATCAAGGTCGAACCACCGGGTGGCGATGCCACGCGCAGGCTGCTCGGTTCCGGCGCCGGCTACTTCCCCATGTACAACCGTGGCAAACGCAGTATATGCATCGACCTGAAGTCGCCCGCTGGGCGTGAGTTGGCATTGCAGCTCGCGTCCGGCGCCGACGTCGTGATCGAGAATTTTCGTGCGGGTGCCATGGACAAGCTCGGTCTCGATTATGAGCATCTTCGGGCACGGAATCCGCGGCTCATTTATTGCGCAGAGAAAGGATTTCTCGCAGGTCCCTACGAACACCGCACCGCACTCGATGAAGTAGCACAGATGATGGGTGGGCTTGCCTACATGACCGGGCCACCCGGGCGCCCGTTGCGTGCTGGCGCTTCGGTCATTGATGTCACCGGCGGCATGTTCGGCGTCATCGCAATTCTGGCTGCGATCGAGGAACGGCATCGCACGGGCAAAGGGCAGAAGGTCAGCAGCGCGCTGTTTGAAACAACCGTCTATCTCGTTGGTCAGCATATGGCGCAGAAGGCCGTGACCGGCGAAGCGGCGCGTCCCATGCCCGTGCGAATATCGGCCTGGGCTATTTATGATGTATTCGAAACGGCGGACCACCAGCATGTATTCGTTGGCGTCGTGTCGGACGGGTTGTGGCGCAAGTTCTGCGAAGTTTTCGACCAGCCTTCGCTCGCTGCGGACGAGTCACTTAGCACCAATTCACAACGCGTAAAGGCGCGCGAGCATCTGTTTCCCAAGATTAAGGCGATACTCGGTGGCTATACCATGGGGCAACTGATTTCACGGCTGGAACACAGCGGTATTCCATTCGCGCCGATCGGTCGTCCGGAAGACCTGTTCGATGATCCGCATTTGAATGGCAGCGGTGGCCTCGCGCCGATCCACCTGCAGGATGGCAGTAGTTCGCGCCTGCCGGTTCTGCCGGTCGAAATGGCCGGTCACAGGCCGATTGCCGAAGGTGGGCTGCCACGGGTCGGTGAGCACGGCAGACAAATCCTGCTCGAACTGGGCAAGACGGAGCAAGAGATCGCCGATCTTGGACGGGCTGGTGCGGTGGTATTTGCTGCGCGAAGCTAG